The genomic region gcaccgtttccatgaatgcctgagccgaGCTGAGTGCGACCCCATCCCACCTTGTACGAGtttaaaacatgcagaaataactcactctgctggctgtagtctttagcgtcCGGCCAAACATTTTActgatgacgcaaattgacaatatttgcgccactggagtaatttttccagaaataaaatgcacaaatctctcgtctcagggggatatgagaggggggagcacgatcatttgaatatactccagggtttctactaatAGAAatccatatgctaatcgctgaagtaaccctttaagtttacttaactACATCACATGTGTTTGCCAAACtgtcattgtttgttcattcaACCCCACAGTTAAACGGAAACTTCCTCCTCGCCACCTATAGGTGCCAAGCAAATACCACTAGGCTGGAACTGAAGGTGTCTATTTCATTGTCTTTGAGTTTGGATTGTTTTCcattataaatacatatattgcATTTTGTTTGAGCTTTTGTCCTGATTTTTCTTTAAGGTGAGGTCTATAGAGGGTCAGTACGGCACCCTTCAGGCTTACGTGACGCCAAGGCTTCAGCCCAAAACCTGCCAAGTGCGACAGTACCACATCAAACCGCTTTCCCTTCACCAGAGGACACACTCAATCGACCAGGAGCGGTGAGCTTAGAGACACACTCCTGTTTCCTTGCATGTAATGCATTTACTTTGCCAAATGAACATTAACATGGTTCTCAATTCATCGCTAGGCCTATGAACACCTTGAGACTGACAGGACAGTTCAGTTTTGCAGAGATCCATTCCTGGGTTGTGTTCTGTCTGCCTGAGGTCCCAGAGAAAACCCCGGCAGGAGACAGCATCACCTTCTACTTTCAGAACACTTTCTTGGGAACGCAACTAGAAGCCACCTATTGGTAAGGCCAACCAATTTAATATCCAAATTCATCTTTTCGGAATGTGTCCATAAATAATAACTGTCTATCTTTGTTTGCATAGGCTTGTTTAAAAAGATCTGATTATGTTTTATCattagctatgtttccatccaaagttGCATATTCAACTGCACAAAAATCAAATATTatacaaaacagttttcaggAGTACAAAATTGTCTATTCCTGGAAACTGGCGTAAAATatctgtaataaaaataaaagtttctgAAATTGGGGAAATTGGGACTCTTTTATAATTTATCATACATTTCTAGTGTGTTGACAAAGCAAAATAAAAGCTGTCATGTTATCTTGATTATACGGCTGAATGTCTGCATTTGTAAATGCAATTGTGTGAGACAGTTCTGTGATGTAATTATACTCTATCATTTTGATGACAGACTTTGGTTTAGGCATGTCAGAATCCATATTTCTCCAAAATTGATCCACCTTAATTGTGCATATACATTTTGTATGTAAATTGTTATGCAAATGTAGGCAGATGTTGGAATTTCCATCCAGAATTTTTCATGCAATATGCCAAGATTTTCAGTCAAAATAGGtagatggaaacatagctattGTTGATTTCACATATACTGTATCTATTTTTGCCAATCACAGTTGAATACAGATTTTAGTGGATGATTGCATTATTAGAGGAAGTGTTGTGATCAATCTATATAATGGTTTTTGGTTTTCTTATTTTAATGGATTCCAGTAAAGGTGAAGCAAACTTCAAATCAGACAACATTTCTACCATATCCATACTGAAGGATGTTTTGTCCAAAGAGGCCACAAAGCGAAAAATCAATCTGAATATATCCTATGGTGAGTTCACAAACTGATCTGTTAAATGTCAGTCTGATAAATGAGACCCTCCCTTTGGTGAAGTGGTCAGTGGAGATGCATAATAATTCCAGGTGTAAACTGCGATCTGTCTTGGCTGACTACTTGTGATTGGTTCACCTGAGAATGAGATGAGTGTTAATACCAGGCTCAGCgatttttaatcaatttataTTACCGGGATGAGTAACAAATGCTTGCTCTGTTTGTTGTTACTTTGGTTTCAGAGGTGAATGAAGACTCTGTAAGCCATACTCTTCGAATGATTCATCCCAAGCTAGAATATCAGCTGATTCTGGCCAAGAAAGTTCAGCTTATTGATGCTTTAAAGGTAAAGCATTACAAAGACAAACTAAATAatcagcaaaaaacaaaaacaaaaaaacaagcatgtgtgtgtgttgtatgcAGGAGCTGCAGGTGCATGAGGGGAATGCAGATTTTCTGATTCCAGAGTATCGCAGTATACTGGATGAATCTGCCCAGCTCTTAGAAGAATATAAGAAACAACCCGCTCACTTAGAAAGATTATACGGTAAGTGAACTCAGATGAGCATGGGAGATTGTATTGTACAGGGTTCCTACAGGGTTTGGAAAAGTATGGAATTTGATTTGAGTAGTTTCCAGGTTTGAAAAGGtatggaaaaaataaatcagaGTATGGAAAACTATTTGTGTCTTTATCCAGGCTATTGTCCCTATTTcattttctaaatataaaattaagaaTTTCTAAAggtatataataaatatataattaaatataaagtatggaaaagtatggaattttgaaatgaaaattgTGTAGGAACCCTGATTGTAGAATATATACGTTTTTATCTGTATTTTAGATTATTTACGTAGTGTagattttaatagttttttttttcacacaaccCCTGTATATTCCAATGacatatttgcaaaataaataatgacacatctataagtaaacaaatcattttgttttgttttacaggTATGATCACTGATCTTTTCATTGACAAGTTCAAATTTAAAGGACAAAATGTCAAAACAAAGGTTTCACAGCTGCTTGCAATTTTGAACAACTACGAACTTGATTCATTGATGGAATTTTTCAGCGAAGCTTAATAGATTGTAAAATTCAATGAGTTTTAAGTTATGTGTTTGTGAATTTAGtttttacaataaacatttgGTATACTATAGGGATCAAGCAGATTCAaattataatgtgtgtgtgtgtgtgtatgtatatatatataactaaagTATATAAGTATATTCATCCTTTCCTTTGTCTAGATCATTTCTACAGAAATAAAACAGTGTCATGAAGAATTTacttgtctgtttttttttattttatattcagtAGTGTCTGTCTTATGTGTTTcatctgtttttaaaaagtttcACCTTTTAGTGAATTCTGATATGTGACCAGTgtcacaaaaccagtcataagtcacatgagtatatttgtggcaatagccaaatatacattgtatgggtcaaaattgattttcttttatgccaaaaatcaggatattaagtaaagatcatgttccatgaagatattttgtacatttcctaccgtaaatatcTCAAATCTATTACTAGTAGTAATATGGGCTGCTAAaaacttcatttggacaactttaaagatgattttctcaatatttagaatttttgcaccctcagattccagattttcaaatagttgcatCTCGACCATATATTGCCCTGTTTACATACaatacatcaatggaaatatatatatatatatatatatatatatatatatatatatatatatatatatatatatatatatatatatatatatatatatatatatatatatatatatatatatatatcagtgtaGGCTAGATATAtagttatttataaaataagcatttttctttaaaatctcACTGGGAAGAAGTTCCCCCAAATTTAAGTTTTGTCCAAACACTaatatattgtaatttgtaaaatatgtattattatgtaCAAATGTGCCATTATAATCGTAATTTTTTACATTATCCTCAAACTGTTTCAAAATTCCTTTGAGCCAATGAAAGCAACTCAACGGCTCGCTTAATAATAGCGAAATCGCAGTTTGAACTTCACGGGCTCCCGTATCATCAATGACGTTTAGGCTTTTTGCATTCTGATTGGTCCGTTTCAATAGTCGCGGGCTACTTGAACTGGGACAGCCACAATATCAAACCAGGCAGCTGCAAAAAGCAACAAGGCGCCGTTTGACTTCATAAGAAGCATCTTTTGTGAGCTAAAGGAGGCGTGTAGCGGGGTTTTGCACACCGGCATGGCGCGGTTTCTGTAGGATAGTTGCAtgatttatttttgaatttcgGTTTTGTAAAACGCCACTAGCAactgttttgtattgttttcgTCCGGATTTCAACAGCTCATTTCTGCCAGTTCCCCTTGGTTAGTGTGATTTTTATCCAAGCTTTTCGATGTTTATGTGCGTGTGTTGTATGACTAAACGTGTTAAGACATCAGATTCTGACTTTTAAGTGCTTTCGACCTTCGCTCAATCTTGCAGGGCGTCTTGAGTTGATAATCTGCTGAAAGGATGTCATCTGTCGGCCAAACACAAGGAAGCGCGGTTCAAGATTCAGGATCAGATGTTCACAATCAGGAAAACATGCTTTCAAGACTACGCGGCGCAGCAAAGAATCGGATTGAAAACAGGGAAAATGTTAACCCTAAGCCAGGCAACAGGACTGTACTGGGCGCCCTGGAGAACAATCACCGCAGACAGCCCGTTCTGCGCGCCGCTAAACAGGTTAGAGCATGCATGGCACATGACTATAAAGTGTGCTCTCTTAATACAGGCAGATTTGATCAGCGTTAGTGTAGCATGCATGATCTTCTAGTGTATAAGCAGTGCTGTGCTTTTAAAGAGAATTGCTAACTCCACTTTAGTTTAGCTCAACTGAAAGTTGCTTTTTAGTTTAACCAGTCATACTGCTCGCAAGCTTTGTCCCTTGAATCACGAATAAGTTGTATATCTAAGCCTCGTTCTCTTTAGTTTTCCCTTTTTGTCAAACACATTTATGGCGCCACAGGTTAAAACTAAGTGCAGTGTTAAATGCCCACAGCTCATTCCCTCCCAATGCGCCGACCGCCATTTTACAAACCCATTCACTGCGTCCATAGTAAACCAGGTTGTTTAAGGCATCGTTCTAGAGCCTTATGACACTACTCGTTCTCTGGACCACGAAgtatgttttctttctttttgcctAACATCTCGAGTATTGATGGATTGGTACACAGCTACTGGCTAGCTGATATTACAACAGGTGCTTTATTATGGAATGGTCAAATTAACCCTAAATGTACTCTTACAATTCACAAATCCCCCAATGAGAAATACAAGGTAAACTCTTCTTGAGCAATACTCCTGTTaacttttgctagttttaaTTACAACAGCATGCAAGATGaagtaatgcattaactaattaGTTTTAAATGTTGCAAGTCTCGAGCTAAAAGCCTGTctaatgcataaatgtaagtGCTCTCAGAAGACAGTTGAGAAACTAACAAAATTGTGCTTTTTGGTTATCTGTACAGCTGCCTCAATCTCAGTGCACTCTGAAAACAATATACTTGTTTTCTTGACCCTGAATAACGTATTGACCAGTATTTCTGACAGCTCAAATTGAAATGGGTCAAATTGACTTGCTTGAATATGAAAAGCTACTGCAACCAGGTGCCTACATGGCGTATATAACGccttttttcactttttttcttttacctgTAAtccaattcatttattttttccagGTCTCTGGGCCCCAAATAATTGCATGCAAATCTGAAGAACATGGCAGGAGCTTTGGAGAAAAGCCCTCCACCAAGCCATCGGCTTTTCAGATTCATGTAGATGAACCTGATGGTGCGTGTGCTAAGAAACCATCTACCCAAAGAGCCGCCATGGGCTGCTCCCCACTCACACTAAATCCCACCGTAACCCGCCTAAGGCAGCCCCTCGCCACTATCGATCTGCCAATGGAAGCCAGTTTTGGTAAGACATAATCTATTTCAGTGTCTTGTATTGCTCTATATAAATCCTGTAACTAACTGATTAAACTTCTTTAATAAAGATTCTCCAATGGATATGTCAGTAATTGATGGTGAGGAGAGGCCCACAAATGTCAATGAAGTGTCAGATTATGCTGCAGAAATACACACGCACTTGCGGGAAATGGAGGTGAGGAAGTGGATGTGTTGGATGGCATCTTACTTTCTGAGTTAACGTTTCCGGACAATGCCCTAGAGAATGTCCTTTAAAGTGGTTGCTTGTGCTTCCTGTCTTGCAGGTCAAGTCCAAACCAAAAGCAGGCTACATGAAGAAACAACCTGACATCACAAACAGCATGCGTGCCATTCTAGTAGACTGGTTGGTGGAGGTGGGAGAGGAGTACAAGCTGCAGAACGAGACTCTCTACCTGGCTGTGAACTACATTGACCGCTTTCTGTCTTCTATGTCTGTACTGAGAGGGAAACTACAGCTGGTGGGCACAGCTGCTATGCTTTTGGCTTCGTAAGTATCTTTGCCTTAAAGCTTCAGACTCCATACAATCCCCACCACacaccccttttccaccaaggcagtgctgtttcggagccagagcctagcaccaaaacattgcagAGAAGTAAGACCTCATTACCTCAGGCGCTGGGTCAGCAAGATTAACACAAACTTGAGCtacctattttttattttattttttataaatggcAGCTAATAGCCGCTGCTCATTTGTAATCACGTCTATACTTACGGTGAACTGCATTGGATTCGCTGTTTTGATGCAGATGATTTACAATGTCGTAAAGCCATGTGAATCAATAGTACCGCAACGTTCGGcattgttgatggaaggcttgttcgagatgcatcggcgctaTGCAGCCTGATTGCTGTATGACATGTAAAAGCTAGAGCATGTGACTAATGCTTTTGAATCCCTGATGCAGTATTTTGCTATCATATGCCGATCAGTCTGTGCAGCGTTGCTGCATCTTGAACATGCCTGGTGTTTGTTGCCAGCTGCCTTGCTAGTGTTGCTGTGAAAGATGAGCCGTATATAGCgacgtaagacctggctctgtgACTCTTAGCATGTGGAAAGCCAAACGGTTCTTAGAAGGCTCGTCAGTCAAACCAGCTACGAACTGgcactagcactggctctgaactagccCCCGGTTCATTCTGGTAGAAAAGGGGAAAACGTGCACACTCACACTTCTCTTTGTTTGACTGTAGGAAGTTTGAGGAAATCTACCCCCCAGAGGTGGCAGAATTTGTTTACATCACAGATGACACCTACACAAAGAAACAAGTGTTGCGAATGGAGCATCTGGTGTTGACTGTTCTCTCGTTTGATCTCGCTGCTCCAACAATCAATCAGTTCCTCACCCAGTATTTCTTGCACCAGCCTGTGAGCAGCAAAGTGGAGAGCTTATCAATGGTGAGTGGTTTTTCTGGAGTTGCATTGAGTTGACCTGTTATCACCTAAAATTGTttaacaccttttttttttttttttttaaaccacccTCCTCCCCACAGTTTCTTGGTGAGCTTAGTTTGATAGATTGTGACCCCTTCCTGAAGTACCTCCCATCTCAAACAGCTGCTGCGGCTTTCATTTTGGCCAACCACATACTTGCAAGTGGCTCTTGGGTAAGGTTGCAGAAACGATTGTTCATAAAGTATGACTATTTGTAATCTAGACTACTGGAGCCCTTTGTGTAAGCAGCCTTTGTGTTAAGACCATTTTAAGCTCTAGTATAATCAGCCGCTTAATGTTCTTTCAGTCGAAGGCACTTGTTGAGATGACTGGCTACACTTTGGAGGATCTTATGCCGTGCATTCAGGATCTACATCAGACCTACCTCGGTGCTGCTCAGCACGCTCAGCAGGCTGTTAGGGAGAA from Pseudorasbora parva isolate DD20220531a chromosome 11, ASM2467924v1, whole genome shotgun sequence harbors:
- the ccna2 gene encoding cyclin-A2, which produces MSSVGQTQGSAVQDSGSDVHNQENMLSRLRGAAKNRIENRENVNPKPGNRTVLGALENNHRRQPVLRAAKQVSGPQIIACKSEEHGRSFGEKPSTKPSAFQIHVDEPDGACAKKPSTQRAAMGCSPLTLNPTVTRLRQPLATIDLPMEASFDSPMDMSVIDGEERPTNVNEVSDYAAEIHTHLREMEVKSKPKAGYMKKQPDITNSMRAILVDWLVEVGEEYKLQNETLYLAVNYIDRFLSSMSVLRGKLQLVGTAAMLLASKFEEIYPPEVAEFVYITDDTYTKKQVLRMEHLVLTVLSFDLAAPTINQFLTQYFLHQPVSSKVESLSMFLGELSLIDCDPFLKYLPSQTAAAAFILANHILASGSWSKALVEMTGYTLEDLMPCIQDLHQTYLGAAQHAQQAVREKYKGSKYHEVSLIEPPEKLMLN